The Setaria viridis chromosome 6, Setaria_viridis_v4.0, whole genome shotgun sequence genome includes the window TTGCAAACACAAACCATCTTGTTCCTGTCTGTCGCTAAACTGCTAGATGCTGGGCAAGAGGCACCCTCTCTGCCTCTGTTGCAACCATACTCCAGGTTGCAACTCTCCCCTCTGCCCTCCCTGTGCCTGTTGCCTAAAAGCTTTGGCCATGTATGTGACCCAGGACCCAAAACAGGAAACCATGGTGCTGCAACAGGAAATCAATCTGCTCCAGAAGGGTCTGAGGTAATTATTCTCACAGCTTTACCTTACAGTTTGTAGAAAACAATCAAATCAGCTCCTGTTTCCAGCACACGCAAAGAAACTCGATAAACCTCTATGTTTGCTAACAAGTTTGAGCTGTGACATGGATTCGGTACATTCCATGTTTTTGTCTACGTGTAGCATCACTGAATTACCAAACCAAGCAAGCAACATAAAACATTTGTGTGAAGAGACAGAAACTTCAAAACCTAAGAAACTAACCCTTGCACTTCACACTAAACTGTTCAATAGAAAAACATGAACTACCATCTCAAAATAGGATTTctttaaaaagaaaacaaaagaggaAACAACAGAGTTTGCTTACAGCATCACACTTCAATTCTGCCATTCATGCTGACAAACAAGGAACAATTCTGCAGGTACATATACGGGAACAGGGCAAATGAACACATGACTGTTGAAGAACTGAATGCCCTAGAGAGGTACTTGGAGATATGGATGTACAACATCCGCTCCGCAAAGGTAATTTACGAAAACTCCCAAATTTTCTTAAAGAAATATAGTTTCATACATTGCTGAAATCGTAGCTTGTCTAACAGATGCAGATAATGATTCAAGAGATCCAAGCACTGAAAAGCAAGGCATGTCAAACTCTTACTCATCAACTCTATAAACAACCAAATCAACATTCACAACTTACTAAAAGTATCTCTGTGCATGCAGGAAGGCATGTTGAAAGCTGCTAACGAAGTTCTCCAGGAGAAGGTAGCGATTATCAGTTCACTCTGAGCTATAAACTTTAATCAATGATAAGCAGCTGATAGTATGTGATGTTGCATGCAGATAGTAGAACAGAGTGGTTTGCTCGACGTAGGCGTGATGGTAGCAGATCAGCAGAATGGGCATTTTAGTACAGTCCCACTGATAGAAGAGATCACTAACCCACTGACTATACTGAGTGGCTATTCTAATTGTAGGGGCTCAGAGATGGGCTATTCCTTCTAACGGTAATAACACCCTGAGGGGCTCGTTCTGTTGATTACTAGTGTGTAATACAATTAATAAGCTTGTGTAATGGTTTGTTCTGCTACTTTGGTGTAACTTCTAGCTATATAGGACATTGTCCCTCAGGAGTGCCCTGGTATTGTATTGTCATACATTGTGGTTCTTTGCTTCCCTAAAGAACTCTTGAGGAGCTCTGATGTTGTGTTACTTCACTTGATGGCGAATATATGTTTGTGTTTCATTCTCATCTTTGCATCTACTATCAGAGCATGTGATGTGCACAATTGGACAAAAATATGGACTTATGATCCCAGTTTACAGAGACTAAGGTGAGCAGAAGTAACATATAAAGAGAACCATAGGCATTAGAAGCTAATACCAGGAAGTCAAACTATCAGGTACTATACCGAGTCATCAGCACATCTAAAAGCCATCAGCCCTATTGCTAGCTATACTGTAGCAGAAATGGAATGAATGTACTAAACTCGGGGTCAGTAAATGGGCCAAAATGCATAGTGAAAGATGGATCATCTTCCCAAGAAATACTGACAATAGACAATTTTACATGCAAAACGAATACACCAATGCTTGCAACATAAACGGGCAATTCTTATCATCAGGCAAGAATATGACATTCTAGTTTGCTTCCTAGCATTTGAATAACAATATGAATCATAATCATCCACTGGGCTAGAAGAAACTGCAACTTCAGAAACCGACAGTCATAACTTCAGCCCTCGAGACCAAGGGTTGTATACATACAGGAACACTAAATGGTTTTGAATGCAGCGTGCAGCCTTTTTTATTTATCCAAGATCAATTGTAACTACTAGCTGCAAAATATTCATTCAAGAAACCATGTCTTTGGAAAGATCAGGATAAACATCACTCATGATAGAGAGTAAGGTACATCGTCCAGTTGGTTCCACAACCAATACACACCTTATTGGAAAAAAACTAGGAAGCAAAAACTATGAATTCCACAGAAGAGGCATCACTGTTTTGTCAAGCTGGTATGCTCACATCGGCATCATTTAATGTGGTTCAGCTCTTCTGACCTGTTcgcagaagaaaaataaatgaggTTAGAACAAGTGCTGTAGGAGAAAGCCAGAAGCAAAAAGTGCAAGCAAACAGCTCACTGCAATCAAACTGCAATAAGGAATCTTCAATACTGTAGGAAAAAACCAAAATGGAAAAGTGCAAGCAGACAGCCTACTAAACTACATAAAGTACAACCATGCTGAAACTAATATAGCTCCATCCTATACTTTCAAGTTTCGAGAGTTTTAACAGTTGTAATTCACTGACATGCCTTTATAAGGCTAAAACTAGAATTGCTAACCATAAAGTTCCACAAAAGCTAATACAAACCTGGCAAACTAGCATAATAAAATCATGCAGTTGATTGACTTCAATCACTTCTGAGTAATCTCGTGCTGAAACTTAAGCAACTGCATATACTTACTATTCTAAATTCACATAAAAGATGTATCATAAACATAATCAAGTCGCGACTCACGGCAATTATGTATGTATTGTACTGAGCACAAGACGTTATTTAGAACTAGGTCCTGAGCATATCTATCCAACAATTTGCAAAGTGCAAAGGATTCTTTGGCTTTTGAAAGTCCTGCTTTCTTACTGCCTCACAGAACTTGCATATACATCCCCCTCTGCAAATGTTTCTCTTGACCAGAAGACTGGTTCTGGTGCTCATGAGAATAGATAACTCAAGAATACATGGAAGCCAGCATTATTTAACTCCCAAAAACAATGCTAACTAGTCTAAATACATCCTGACATAAACATAAAGAAGCAATATATGTTATATTAATATACAGTTTGCACAAAAAATTGAATGTAAAGTGTTCCTAGAAAGGCATCTTTGTTAGTATTTAGGTGGGTTAACAAGATGTAAATGACCTATTGGCATATTGTTTGGGTGCCATGAGCTAGCTTGAGACTCCCTCTACGATTGATCAGATATTACCGCTTCTCCAGTGGTACTTGTGAGTTAGGTGCTGCTTTCAGTCTCAGATACATAGAAAAGTGAGTTCCCTTCCAACCATTTACAGTAGTGGTAGTGGATCTGAGGTGTAAAGGCTAAAGAGTAGCTtcagatgcatacattatgacATGAACATAAAGCAGTTCTAAATATTATACTAACCTAAAATTTCGTAGGTCTCAGGAAAAGAATTAAGAAATTTCTCTAAAATGAGCAATAAGTGTTTCCAGAAAGCAATTGTTGTATTTAGTTGGGACAAGGAGAGGAATGGACACAACTTCATTCTATAAACTTTGCAGTCCTAATCCACCACTGCAGCTTTTACGCTAGAATTGCCATGTACATTTGTAATGACctacaaaacaacaacaacagcaacaacaacatggCCTTTcaatcccaagcaagttggggtaggctagagttgaaatcCAACAAGAGCACATGAATAGaagttttccaagcactcctatccagggctaaatctttgggtatattccatcccttcaaatctccttttattgcctcttcccatgtcaattttggtctttcctctgcctctcttcacaaaACTGTtacgccttagggttccactacgcaccggtacctccggaggccttcgttggacatgtccagaccatctcagccggtgttcgataagcttttcttcaattggtgctacccctaacctatcacgtatatcctcattccggactcgattccttctcgtatgaccacaaatccaacgcaacatacgcatttccgcaacacttatctgTTGGACATGTCGTATTTTTGTAtgccaacattctgcaccatacaacattataggtctaatcgccgtcctataaaacttgccttttagcttcaatggtaccctctcgtcatataaaattcttgatgcttggcgccacttcatccaccccgctttgattctatgactaacatcatcatcaatatccccatctcgttgtagtattgatcccaaatatcgaaatgtatccttcctgggcactacttagctttccaaactgacatcATGACTAGCTTAATACACAGTAGATCACGCAGTTGGTCAAGTACAATCCATTACTCGTGTTGAAGCTGACAGAACCACATCCAGTATTTCAACATCAAAATTCATTCGGATTCAGTAGGTCAAGTACAATCAACCGTCTGTTAATCAGGCTGAAACTAACACAACCAAATGTGGTACTTCATCATTGTAATTAGCTCGGGCAAAATACAGACCACAACCGCAAATTAGCactcaacataagtaaacatgTGACGAACAGTGGATCATCATATGAAGCAAGGGGGGAGGGGACAAGACAGCGCAAGGAACAGACCTGAGACCTTGTCCTCCCACCAGTAGATGAACCTGAGGTTGGCCCCCTGCTTGTCCACCTTGTAGAGCTGGTACCAGTGCTCCGCCACCTCGGCTCCCAGCACGGCACCGGTGATCGCCCCGAACCCGGTCGCCAGCAAGACGCCTGCAGGCAATCACAATCACAGACGCAAATCGTCGATCAGCAGCAACAACGGAACAGAGATCACGATCGATCTGTAAACCCtggcagccgcagccgcagccgcaaaAGCATCTATCCCCATCGTACCGTGCGGCGCCttggagtacttgaacgccacGCCGCCGAGGtgggcggcgccgacgagggcCCCGCCGAGCGCGAACTTCCTCGACTCCCGTAGGACCTTGAGCTGCAGTAACCGCATCGCATCGCATCTGTGGTCAGACGAGAagcgagaggaagaggaggaggcacGGATGGAAAGTGGGGAAGCGGATCGGGGCGCCGACCTGGGGCCCGTAGACGGGGTCGGAGGCGATGAACTCCTCGACGTCGGCGTCGGACCACTTGGGGAGGGGCTCGGCGCGGCCGTAGACCTTCTTGAAGTAGTCGAGGAAGGCGAGGTTGCGCGCCCAGTGCTGCTTCACGCCCTCGAAATGCTCCCCgatccccatcgccgccgccggttcgCTGATCCCTTTGGATTCCTTtcgacggcgaggaggtggaggtggtgtggGTGCCCTTGCTGCGGTTGGTCTGGTGGGATTCCGGCCggggaaggaagaagagggtCAGATGATAAATGGGCTTTTCTGCTCCGGGCTCGAATGGACGGACCTACTACTATATGGGCTTTCGTTGGCGGCGATTGTAGCAAAGTGATGGGCCTCCATGTAGCAGCTTCCGTTCTAGCCCAATAAATGATCCTTCCCGCATGAAACCGTGCGATCGGCGTCCAAAACCAAACCAGGCAAAGATTGAATTTTACTTTGGAGCTTGGATAGGGCGATAGGCAAAGATTGTTTCCTTAACCTAGCTGCTTTCAATTttaccttctttttctttttgaagattccttttgttttatgCTCCCTCCGATTCTTTTTGAAGAAAACCATGCATGCTTGTGTGCATTGTAGGTGAATCGATTGCTtgaatgaatagtaatttgggatggaggaagtacagtattatttttctgtccccAGTTCAGGTTACCATTTAGTATTCCCAACATTGAACTTTTATTCCCATGCTTTACTGTATACAGGACATCTGGTACCATATACATTCTCTACTGCCACTGCGTGATGATGCTCGTGCCGCTTGCCTATGATCTCGTGCCTTTCTACGTTCCTGGAGATGTCGTCCCAACCTTACCTTGAATAGGGATGTGCTTCTCTCGAAAGAACACGCATACGGAGTGAATGTCAGCCAAATAATTGACAGTATTCTAAGAAACCACTCAGGCACTGGTGTGAAGGTATTGGAGCTTCAACAATATGACATCACCGATCACCGTCTCGACAGTTGGCTTCTAAGAACAACTGTCTTGCTTTGGAGCTGTTGGACCTTAGTAATTGCAGTAAGGTAATTTGCCTGAAGGTACCTTGTGTGCTGCAAAAGTTTAGCTGCCTGGAGGTTAATGGATGCTGGAGGCTCCAAATCTCTCCAGTTTACGCTTTGATGGAAATGTAAAGCTGTCACTTAGAGAAACATTGAAGATGAAGCGCTTACGCATGATCCGATCAAGAGCTGTCTGTTACGCTCGTGCCGATCTGTCATCCATTATGCCAAATCTTGAGTCTCATATGCTCCAGTAATGAGGTATGCTATAAAAACAAAGGTGTTATATGCCTTGTGTATAATTGATCTGAAACATATGGCTGTATGTTGTGCAGGTGGTCGATACACTTGTGTTGCCTACCAAATTTCTCTGCCTCAAGCACCTGACCATAGTGTTGATTACATCATCAGGACCTGCCTTCTCCCCATCCTACGATTATCTTTCACCGGTTTCCTTCCTCGGATACTTTTATCTTGGAGGTAAGGCACTGTTCGTTCATTCCATCGTGCAAATTAAAGATATCCATCTGGTCACTGCATTGGATCCACTAGCTCAATTTCCTTTTTCATCCTCTTCAGGTAAGTGAGCAAAGCATGGAGCATGAATCGGTTCTTGGAGGTTCCTCAGATTTGAGGCAGATACCAGAACACCGCCGCTGCTGCCTCAGGAATGTAAAGATGACAGGGTTCAGCTCAGCCAAGAGCTTGCCTTCGGTGTCCTCTAGCACTTTGTGATTAGCAATAGCAAGTGATCTTCATCAACGAATAAAGAATCAATGAAAAGCACAGCAAACACGTGGTTATACGGGCGCTAGCCATCCTAGTAGACTAACGAGGCCCAAGGGAAATGACTTCCCACAGAACGTTGAAGCTTGCCTTTCAccgaaagaagaaaaaaaaagtacagtCACTCACTTGGAGGATGGAAACAAAAGTTctaaggaaaatgaaaacaaaGAAGCCCAAACATAAATGGGCCGTGCACATCTAGAGAGAGAGATTATGAGTTAGTGGGCCGAGACCACCATAAAGAAAGCAAGCAAGCTCCCAAAAtttggtttttgttttgtttttgtaaTTAAAATTTGACTTTCAATGAACATCAGATGTCCTGTTTGCGACCTTCTGGAATCCTTTTCTAGAAATTATGTGGTATCTTTGTATTTTCATGAATCAGAAGTTGCGTTTCATGCATCTTTCCCATAAGTTCGAGATAATTAGTAGTGAATTGGGTCAACGATAAAATCTTTAAAACTACACGGTAAGCCCTAGAAGCCATCTAGTATATCGTTCGCTGATGTTTTGAAGTTTCAGCCAAGATAAGTTGTCTAGGATTTCTGAAATTGTTTCAAATTTAAGGTCAAACGAAAACTGTGAGACGGTGGCTGTTCAGGAATGATTGTATAACTGGTTGTTCAGTAGCTCCCGTAAGAACATCTGAAGCTGTAAACCAAATAGCAGCATgttgaaacaaaacaaaaaaaaaatacaccacAGAATCGAAAGTAACCCCTCTTGCTCCCTCTTCCTCTGAAGTAGCGAAAGAAATGTCCAGCATTGGTTCATAATCATCTCTATCTACACACCTCAAAACATGACGTTTGGGAGCCTCTCGCTTATTGTTCTTGCTGCGATTTTTCGCTCTTTTTGCCGGAAGAACGGCAGGGGGAGGACGCCTGGTATTAAAAGACTGTAAGGGACTGCTAGTACTCGACCGACGAATTCATTTCTGCTTTGCCGGATCCTACTGTGCAGCTGCGATCGTCGACGAGGACCGGCCAGGCCACACAGGCGGTGGCGCCTGTTTgcgcggcggagacggcggtggcTTCTGGGCTTGAGCTGCTGCCTCGAGCTCCGAGGTCAGCATGTCGAACATGACCTGGACGTCCTTGTACCCGCAGGTCTGCACGTCCTCGTGGAGCTTCAGGATGCCGCCACTGCCTGTGTTGAGGTGAGATCTTGTCAGACGCATAGTGGCGAGGAAAACAAAATTCATGACTCAGCTACCAGTTCTGTGAAGAGGCATTATTCATGTGTTTTCTTAAACTAATCTCAGGAAAGCGAAATAAACAGAACCATCAAGAACCTCCCTTAAAAGTTCATCAGACAGATATAGCCAAACTTGTCATCTAATCAAAATGCTGGTTATTAATCTAAAAGTTGAATTCATAAGCAAATAAATTTGCTAATTTGGTACATATACGAAACTAATGCATCTTTTAGGACTGTTGCAATTATTTAAGCAAATGATTTCCTAACAAATTTGTGCTAAACGAAATAAAGAACTCTATTGAACGTGAGGCTTAGCTTGGGATTTCCATGACAAACGTCGAAGCGTAGCACCAAAAGAAACCAAAAATCAACAAGGCAAGGTGGCAAATGTAACGAAGACATCTTTGCAGAAAAAACATATAGAAGGAGAAATATTCACTTCTTTACACTTTGTTACTATTTTATAATGTAAAAGAGACAGTCCCTCCACTTTCCTTGGGCTAAACCGCCAAATGGCATCATAGATAGGAACTTTGGACCATCCCAATCCCAAGAAAAGTTACCAGAAATTGACCTAAGCAACCCAATGGACGGCTGCGGTACAAAAAGAGAACCTCcctaaaaaaagaatgcaaaagCAGCATTGGCCACGTCCCAAAAGATCGGTACAAATCATATAGTGAGTGACGCCCTTTTGTTTAAGAAACTTCCTACTGATGATTCTCTGATGCACCGTTGAAAAGTGATTCTCTGATGCCATCTGCAGTTTCACTGCCAAGGCACCGTGTCCGTTTGGCCTGAGCAGCCTTTTTCCCGCTGTGGCTGACATATAGGCTCACGAATCACGATTTTGGTCCACAGGGGATGGCTCCATCCGGTTTCGATTTTCTCCTCTCTCGGCACACAGGACGTGGATTTTGTACGAAAATTAAGGTAAAAATCTCCCAAAACCTCGCACAATTCCCGTGCTCCCAAGAAAGCAGGCTCCACTGCTCCAGTATTCAATCAAAGGCTGCATGCACAGGAAACTACTGCTGCATCGTGAAGCTTTTCTTTTACTACTGCATGCAGAAGCCCATCCAGTTCTGCATTCACTCGCCGCGCTCCACCCCAGTACGCATACGTATCCAAGGCACGCGAGATATTTAAGGCCGGCACGTGGGCCGATAGCGACATCCGACGCGGGACACACAGCAGCAGCGGCCGGGGCCCACCGTCGGCGGCGCTAAAGGTCAATGGCGGCAGCGGGGGGCCAGCGGgccagggagagggagggggccgtGTCAATGTGCCACCATGTGGCGCGTGTGCGCGTGTGTGTGGTTGGGGGACGGACGCGCCCCTGGCTTGCGGCCCCGCGCGCGCCTCGTGGTGAGGCCGCCGGGCCAcgcagcgcggcgcggccaTTCAAGTCGAGATCGTGCGGAGATTTTCGTGCGGCTGCTGCGCAACGGGATCCGGGCGAGGGGGATGGATCCAATATAAGCCGCTCCTTTTCGCTGCGCTGCCATtgccagcagcggcggcagccccTTGTACCCTTCAATTCGAGCCTTCACCTTCGTGAATCTGATGACTAGCTATTCATGCTATGTGATATCCTGGAGGGAGATGTTTACCTCTGCTTGGTCGTTTCTCAGATTGTGCTAAACTTAGCCTGGTTGATGCAGGCTAGTTAGTATTCAAGCTGAATATTACGtgtcctttttttctttttctttttacaaattTGAGTGTCGATTTCATATACTACTACATTTTTTTGAACAGAAAAAACTGGAGAAGAGAAACAGTAAAGCCGAAGCCGACTTCAGTTCCGGACTTCAGGGAGAGAACAACCAATAGAGCAGTCGAGTGCTGTGTGTAACCAGAACCGAGCCTGGTACCAGCTGAGTCGCCAAAACGAAAATTCGAGAGACGAGCATACTCTAACCCTCGTATCATGCATGTATGTTTTTGGAGATGATTTGACCATTAATTTCGTATACCCTTCCTTAACCCTTATTTCGTTGAACATGTTCTACGATTCCTCTGTAGAATCCGGAACAGAGACGAAGCGAACCCGAGTCAGCCGACGAACTCGACAACAAAATCGAGCAAGCAACCCACTACGAGTCTACGACGCCCAGGAGAACGAACGAGATGTACGATCGCTTTTTCGAGTCTAATTCTCAAGGATTCCCCCCCAAAACATTAACAGAGAGAGCATCCGGatgagggaagggaagggaagggggcaGGGATGGTCACTGACCGGGCTTGCGCGCGCGGAgccgcgcggcgacggcggcccaggcgcggcgcgcgcggggcacCACCTTCCTCCGCCACCACGCCACCATCCCGCGACGCTGGCGGCGGTGCCCCTTCTTCCGCCTGCGAGGCTGCGCTGCCTGCCTCCGAGTCTccttggccgcggcggcgtcgccctgCCCCGGCGGGGTGTGTGTCTGCCTGTGAAGGGGAGTCGGGGGCAGCGCGTGGTTTCAGTTGGGTTcggcaggcaggcagaggcaggGGGGGGTGTTTTATCCCGTGGGTTCCGGTCGGCCGGGCGCGGGGCACCGTTCGGGCTGGGTtcggttgggttgggttggggcGCTTGCGTGCTGCGACTCGCGGCCGGGTTTCTCGGAGGCACGTGGTtggcgcctgccgccgccgcaccggctCATCCGGAGTTTGTTCTTCCACGGAAAACGTCcggtttttcttttcttgcactCAGTTACTGTTACCCCTGTACCGATTATCCGTAATCTCTTTAGCAACAACTTACTTTTCTAACCAATGGCTAACAAAATTCTCTgatgtttttttgtttctttgtcaGCTGGTGTTTATTACCTTTTTCGCACAATGAGTTTGCATGCTTGTGTCCATGGCTTCGACACCTCAAGAATTGCAACTACCGATCTATGGTGTATAAGCTATCAACGCCATAATAACGTAAACATCTTATATCATGTTTAACCTCATTTTTTTCCGTCTCCAAGCAATCATATGTATCCAGATGTGAAAAAGGTTGGTTCTGAGAGCGGGTTGTGAAAAAGGTTGATTCATATGTGAATTTACTATGGGCAAACTTCGCATGCTATAGCATCATATCTCCATGCTAAATAAGCCGTATCTAAAAATTATAAATGAGAATTAGTGTGCGGCAATATCTCATTACCATATAGTGCACGTGATGTGATCCGGCAGATTAACAACAAATAACAGATATCCTTCGGCACAAATCAAGCCTAAACAAAATCTCTGAAACAATAAGCCACGCACCTGGCCTACCTGACAATTAGCACTAACCTCCGTTTCACAACACTAGTCAATTTTGaccaccttttctttttctaaggGGTGTACccttactaaactttagcaactaaagtttagcaacaaatttgccaaacacccttgctaaactttgtTAAACTATGGTTGCTAAACTATAGCCCTTTAGCAACCACTAAACTTGGAGCTGGACACCCTTTGCCCCTCATTATTGCTTATTTGgacccccccctctctccccccctCACATTAAATAAGGACAAACATGTCTCTCTACACctcattaaatgttgtttagcccatggatccaaacagtcatggctaaagtttagcaactcaaGTTTAGCAAAatttagctgctaaagtttaacaaacGGATCCAAACAAGCCTAAATACTTGACACTACACGCTTCCCAAGATTTGTTTTCCAATTTTGCCCTTAGTATGGCCCACCTTGTCCCACCATCAACCAAATATAAATATTGTcgggggaaatattaacaacctctcgaagcccatggaaacaacaaaacatgAAGGCACAGGCCCACCTAAGATGACAAcgactgccgtcggcccaacatggggGGCGAGAatcacgctccgcctcgcccgaccccgtatcccggggtcggacgccccCGACCCCCGGAAgaccaaactccgcctcgcccgaccgcggttcaggggtcgggagcgtcctccccccccccggcaggtctccgcctcgcccaactccaggcgtagggggtcggGCTAACCCGGGCCCtccagacaagtatccgcctcgggcgcggatcttgtgggtccccctatcgatctcgccataaatgcgccgcagatcTGTCCGGAAGAAGGATATCCGCGTCCCCCACGCAGCTCGCCACAAGTACCAATGCGCGGCCGCACAGTACGAGCTACGGTGGCTGCGACCTCCAccgattcgctacagggcactcatggcttgcGCCGCCCGGGGTAGGTCTCGCCCGTTCTCGCGACCCGCGCGTCCGGTGGCAGAGACGCGACGTCCGCCCTCCACGAGCCGTCAGGAGGACAGGGGGATCTGCtgcctcccccaacggacacaggTGTCACGACGAAACGCCATCATCACGCTCGGCCGCTGCGGCTGCCGAGGAGACCGTCGGtgggacgcgacggcggccgccctcctccggcaaaCGCGCTGGCAGAggtcgaaggccggcgaggacgccggtgatctggggacttggtccctccccTAATGTCGTGTTGTTACCTAGctatgtttatctcttttacttctcctcacactcggtctcgcctgtaaccccggtggcctccttacgctataaaaggggAATCGGGGGCCCGAGACAGGGGAGGCTTCTGAGACAACTCGAAGCACCACAACGCTTCCAAGAAAACAGAACACATGCACATACCCTTCGAGAGCATCAGtacacacccaagagacctgggaccggttccctctctcgcactcctgtaacccctactacagaaccccgcgtgggcaacacgagcagctcctgatactggacgtaggacgttcctttgcccgaaccagtttaaaccccatgtctcccacgccaccatctgaagccttacgcgcataaaagaaatttactagtctaagtcttgatccgctaatcttgacaacgacagtgaCCGAGTACGTCCTTTGTGTGAGTCTGTACAGGACTCCTTGTGGGCCTGGGGATGTGTGGCCAACAGgaggcgaggaagaggaagatctGACTTGTGGGCTCCACATGCCAAATCCACGTCAACATCCAATCAGCATGCCACATGGGTGGATTAACCTTGATTATGCAGATTTGGACCTCATGTGAACTAATTATCAAGTTCGGGGACTCTAATGTGCATTTTAGGAGTTGAGAGACCTAGATAACACCCCCTGCTAAGTTCGTGGGCTGGCTATGCATTTTActcatctagaaaagtcaaaacgatctataatttgggcgGAGGGAGTATTGATTTTTCACAATATTTGTAATTCCCGAACCCTAGTTAACTCAAATTAATTAGCAGTTTCCCCCATCAAAAACTATTAACTACTCCCACCGTTCCAAATtttaggtcattttgacttttcta containing:
- the LOC117861058 gene encoding MADS-box transcription factor 26; this translates as MARGKVQLRRIENPVHRQVTFCKRRAGLLKKARELSVLCDAHIGIIIFSAHGKLYDLATTGTMEELIERYKTASGEAALQGDGGGDHRMDPKQETMVLQQEINLLQKGLRYIYGNRANEHMTVEELNALERYLEIWMYNIRSAKMQIMIQEIQALKSKACMLKAANEVLQEKIVEQSGLLDVGVMVADQQNGHFSTVPLIEEITNPLTILSGYSNCRGSEMGYSF
- the LOC117861059 gene encoding succinate dehydrogenase subunit 6, mitochondrial, encoding MGIGEHFEGVKQHWARNLAFLDYFKKVYGRAEPLPKWSDADVEEFIASDPVYGPQLKVLRESRKFALGGALVGAAHLGGVAFKYSKAPHGVLLATGFGAITGAVLGAEVAEHWYQLYKVDKQGANLRFIYWWEDKVSGQKS
- the LOC117859570 gene encoding uncharacterized protein; the encoded protein is MVAWWRRKVVPRARRAWAAVAARLRARKPGSGGILKLHEDVQTCGYKDVQVMFDMLTSELEAAAQAQKPPPSPPRKQAPPPVWPGRSSSTIAAAQ